In Yarrowia lipolytica chromosome 1F, complete sequence, a genomic segment contains:
- a CDS encoding uncharacterized protein (Compare to YALI0F19778g, some similarities with uniprot|P39743 Saccharomyces cerevisiae YDR388w RVS167 reduced viability upon starvation protein), with amino-acid sequence MRHLLKFAYTLSNHSSPPESPGTKPVTRTATLPQPLQMTSYLRGTRKALERAPHRLFGNKSVEDRVIVEWAKDFKVAQDALHFLTHELTTWTETWKKLLDSQADFATVFAELYRPIVEDKHNFKEPQVTPKSVLAYVTDYEHLAQDLAVALLPLTESLCSVACDRINTVRSQLESIEKRLTKRAHKKIDYDKASESLHKAIKKSTNSEKDKLHIDTLQARFDEATEIFMAIDGEVRTQVPQYLAMLSEFLNPFTTWIFYQQMTIYELLQEKILEFSVTQGLTECSSVHPQSESFREISECWRDRFPDPLNRAEEGLKTIRGGETVKTDYDDWDSEKHFYTGERHAQFFEKAKDDITATTMGLVDKAQKPFHHDKPVLFSSDQGLFQGEADPLGLIGGDSSLTPVTSYDGGSGTKLTPQLTPQSSPLKQTHSPLKTPASPITRRSRAFSNLSNVSTSTNANSGPTPITCRLEERYPSDVTRRARAWSSSSARALSPHHMTLEEVRKSWAPEGEDVEMLNEEESGTPSFGSVIALFPFSGQQPGDVAFEKGDTLKLLYNAENEDWWVGQTKDGRYGFFPRNRVGMV; translated from the coding sequence AAGGCCCTGGAACGGGCGCCCCACCGCCTGTTTGGCAACAAGTCCGTGGAAGATCGAGTGATTGTGGAATGGGCCAAGGATTTCAAGGTGGCCCAAGATGCGCTTCATTTCCTGACCCACGAGCTCACAACCTGGACCGAGACATggaagaagctgctggactcGCAGGCGGACTTTGCTACCGTCTTCGCAGAGCTGTACAGACCCATTGTCGAGGACAAACACAACTTTAAGGAACCCCAGGTGACGCCAAAGTCCGTGTTGGCGTACGTGACCGACTACGAGCATCTGGCTCAGGATCTGGCTGTGGCGCTGCTGCCATTGACCGAGAGCCTGTGCTCAGTAGCCTGCGACCGCATCAACACGGTCCGGTCTCAATTGGAGTCCATTGAGAAACGCCTAACCAAACGAGCCCACAAAAAGATTGACTACGATAAGGCGTCCGAGTCGCTACAcaaggccatcaagaagagcaCAAACTCCGAAAAGGATAAGCTGCATATCGACACTCTTCAGGCCCGATTCGACGAGGCCACGGAAATCTTCATGGCCATTGATGGCGAGGTAAGAACCCAAGTGCCTCAATACCTGGCCATGCTCTCAGAGTTCCTGAACCCCTTCACTACCTGGATCTTCTACCAGCAGATGACCATCtacgagctgctgcaggagaAAATCCTCGAATTCAGTGTCACCCAGGGTCTTACTGAGTGCTCCTCGGTGCACCCCCAGAGCGAATCGTTCCGAGAGATCTCAGAATGCTGGAGAGACCGGTTCCCTGATCCCCTGAACCGAGCGGAGGAGGGACTCAAGACGatccgaggaggagagacTGTGAAGACAGACTACGACGACTGGGACAGTGAAAAGCACTTCTACACCGGAGAGCGTCACGCACAGTTCTTCGAAAAAGCCAAGGATGACATTACGGCAACCACCATGGGCCTTGTGGATAAGGCCCAGAAGCCGTTCCATCACGACAAGCCTGTGCTGTTCTCGTCGGATCAGGGTTTGTTCCAGGGTGAAGCTGACCCTCTTGGATTGATAGGAGGAGACTCTAGCTTGACTCCCGTGACGTCCTACGATGGAGGGTCGGGTACCAAACTCACCCCTCAGTTGACGCCACAGAGCTCGCCTCTCAAACAAACCCATTCCCCTCTCAAGACCCCAGCGTCACCAATAACTCGACGGTCTCGAGCGTTTTCTAACCTCTCCAACGTGTCAACGTCCACTAACGCCAACTCCGGCCCTACTCCCATCACATGTCGCCTGGAGGAAAGATATCCCAGTGACGTGACTCGTCGTGCTCGTGCGTGGTCTTCTTCGTCCGCCAGAGCACTATCGCCTCATCACATGACCCTTGAAGAGGTGCGTAAGAGTTGGGCTCCTGAAGGCGAGGACGTGGAGATGctcaacgaggaggagtcggGGACTCCATCGTTCGGCTCTGTGATTGCATTGTTCCCGTTTTCAGGCCAGCAACCTGGAGACGTGGCGTTCGAGAAGGGCGACactctcaagctgctgtaCAACGCTGAGAATGAGGATTGGTGGGTGGGACAGACCAAGGATGGACGCTACGGCTTCTTTCCCCGAAACAGAGTCGGAATGGTGTAG
- a CDS encoding uncharacterized protein (Compare to YALI0F19800g, similar to uniprot|P36101 Saccharomyces cerevisiae YKL027w, similar to Saccharomyces cerevisiae YHR003C and YKL027W; ancestral locus Anc_2.527) — translation MSKPGWTTVALAAALSSLATACVLTFTKCNPNFYDDVRTQKPAESASKSTSASKPFLAPSDDEQEELILEQLARSRVFFGDDGLEVIRKSSVVIVGAGGVGSWAATMLLRSGVGNVRLVDFDQVTLSSLNRHATASRTHVGIPKVESVKQYFSGVVPWANIEAVQDLWVPAKLSKSEQEYTEMAERLIYVNGDKPDWVLDCIDNIDAKVDLLHFCKSRDIKVISSMGAGCKSDFTQVRIADISQTAEDPLSKATRVKLRKLGVYEGIPVIFSTEKPGEAKLLPLEDSEFEKKNEENETTVGELSVLPQYRVRILPVLGSLPAIFGLSMATHVLTSIGDYASIPEYIVTQSRHKPKAYDQIQQTLVGQLARESKRRTGENGIRIAAPFDSADVGYLVEEVYKNKSVISGECSRLSLSRWRKEGPINLQNVVVMTKDEQKKHEELVLRDENPMTVEEVYPEWVLNQVEHRLRQEKHYSMYR, via the coding sequence ATGTCCAAACCCGGCTGGACCACGGTGGCTCTGGCGGCTGCACTCAGTTCGCTGGCGACCGCCTGCGTGCTGACCTTTACAAAATGCAATCCCAACTTCTACGACGACGTGCGAACACAAAAACCTGCTGAGTCAGCGTCGAAATCCACATCTGCTTCAAAGCCCTTCCTGGCTCCCTCTGACGACGAGCAGGAAGAGCTGATTCTTGAACAGCTTGCGCGATCCCGTGTGTTCTTCGGTGACGACGGACTGGAGGTGATTCGAAAGTCCTCGGTGGTTATCGTgggtgctggaggagtgggcTCTTGGGCCGCTACCATGCTGCTTCGATCTGGTGTTGGAAACGTGCGGTTGGTGGACTTTGACCAGGTGACTCTCTCGTCTCTTAACAGACATGCCACCGCCAGCAGAACCCATGTTGGTATCCCCAAGGTGGAGTCTGTGAAGCAGTACTTTAGCGGAGTCGTCCCCTGGGCCAACATCGAGGCTGTCCAGGACCTGTGGGTGCCTGCCAAGCTGAGTAAGAGCGAGCAAGAATACACTGAGATGGCCGAACGACTTATCTATGTTAACGGCGACAAGCCCGACTGGGTGCTGGACTGCATCGACAACATTGACGCCAAGGTGGACCTGCTGCATTTCTGCAAGTCCCGTGATATCAAGGTCATTTCGTCCATGGGTGCGGGATGCAAGAGTGATTTCACCCAAGTCCGTATTGCCGACATCTCCCAGACTGCCGAGGATCCCCTTTCCAAGGCCACTCGAGTCAAGCTTCGAAAGCTCGGTGTCTACGAAGGTATTCCTGTGATCTTTTCGACTGAGAAGCCAGGAGAAGCCAAACTGCTTCCCTTGGAAGATTCTGAGTTTGAAAAGAAGAACGAGGAAAACGAGACAACTGTCGGTGAGCTATCCGTTCTACCCCAGTACCGTGTGCGGATTCTGCCTGTCCTGGGCTCCCTACCTGCCATTTTTGGACTCTCCATGGCCACCCATGTGCTTACATCTATCGGGGATTACGCCAGCATTCCTGAATACATTGTCACTCAAAGCCGACACAAGCCCAAGGCCTACGACCAGATTCAGCAGACCTTGGTTGGCCAGCTGGCTCGGGAAAGTAAGCGTCGAACCGGAGAAAACGGTATTCGAATTGCGGCTCCTTTTGACTCAGCCGACGTCGGCTATCTTGTCGAGGAGGtatacaagaacaagtccGTAATTTCAGGCGAATGTTCGCGACTGTCGCTTTCGCGATGGAGAAAGGAGGGCCCTATTAACCTGCAGAATGTGGTTGTCATGACCAAGGacgagcagaagaagcatgAGGAACTAGTCTTGCGCGACGAGAACCCCATGACCGTGGAGGAAGTGTATCCGGAGTGGGTTCTGAATCAAGTTGAGCATAGATTGAGACAGGAGAAGCATTATTCTATGTATAGATAG